One window from the genome of Halococcus saccharolyticus DSM 5350 encodes:
- a CDS encoding uroporphyrinogen-III synthase produces the protein MKVAVFRPADERIERASELLASLGVEPVADPMLAVESTGTTPRTDAEYTILTSKTGVEIVADAGWEPEGKVCAIGTATADALRMAGYRVDHVPEEFSSTGLVAHLADEVPGMRVEVARSDHGSAVLTDGLAENGAYVHETILYELVRPQQAGHSAELAADGDLAAALFTSSLTIEHFLEAAADRGLREAAVAGLEDGVVGAIGEPTRATAAAAGIGVDIVPTEATFDALARAGVDLLDGTAANGPET, from the coding sequence ATGAAGGTCGCGGTGTTCCGGCCGGCCGACGAGCGCATCGAACGGGCGAGCGAGCTGCTCGCATCGCTCGGTGTCGAGCCGGTGGCGGACCCGATGCTCGCGGTCGAATCCACGGGAACCACGCCACGGACGGACGCCGAGTACACGATCCTGACGAGCAAAACCGGCGTCGAGATCGTCGCCGACGCGGGGTGGGAGCCGGAGGGGAAGGTGTGTGCCATCGGCACCGCAACCGCCGACGCGCTCCGAATGGCTGGCTATCGGGTCGATCACGTCCCCGAAGAGTTCTCCTCGACGGGTCTCGTGGCCCATCTCGCCGACGAGGTCCCCGGTATGCGCGTCGAAGTCGCGAGGAGCGATCACGGGTCGGCGGTGCTCACCGACGGGCTCGCCGAGAACGGCGCATACGTCCACGAGACGATTCTGTACGAGCTCGTTCGTCCACAGCAAGCGGGCCACTCGGCCGAACTCGCCGCCGATGGCGATCTCGCGGCCGCGCTGTTCACCTCCTCGCTCACGATCGAACACTTCCTCGAAGCGGCCGCCGATCGCGGACTCCGCGAGGCGGCGGTCGCCGGTCTCGAAGACGGGGTCGTCGGGGCGATCGGCGAGCCGACTCGGGCAACTGCGGCGGCCGCAGGGATCGGCGTCGACATCGTGCCAACGGAAGCGACGTTCGACGCACTCGCACGGGCCGGGGTCGATCTCTTGGACGGGACGGCCGCCAACGGTCCGGAGACTTAA
- a CDS encoding MFS transporter, whose translation MSDQGTVTVSEVLDCIPIGAFHRRLLAICGSAWALDGMEVIIISFTLPVLIEAWTLSGLSAGLLGSASLMGMVLGNWGWGWYADQRGRQVAFQWTVLVYGVFTGLTALAVGFYSGFALRFLTGVGLGGALAVDTSYLSEHLPTDRRGRYLVYLDAFWPVGYVLAVVFAWVFLAALPSGGMITVPVVGAVAGWRLLFAAASFPALLVFVIRSQLRETPYYLARTGDVEGANERLAAIAEENGEEHTPPEIEGVESSAAASVSRLFAPDIRRQTLMIAAAWFAINFGYYGVFIWLPQTVGAAGVVGNVYGYFLLVGLVQFPGYFSAAYLVEKIGRKPTLGSYLVLSGVFTFVFATSMPGVSLFGLGFSGFWPFFGGLLAASFFSLGAWGAIYAYTPELFPTEARATGNGFAGGVGKIAAVIGPILAGALVESGYLAALVPLAIAFAAGGIVVLAFGRETRGEPLR comes from the coding sequence ATGTCGGACCAGGGCACGGTTACTGTCTCGGAGGTACTTGATTGCATCCCGATCGGGGCGTTCCACCGCCGGCTGCTCGCGATCTGTGGCAGCGCGTGGGCGCTCGACGGGATGGAGGTCATCATCATCAGCTTCACGCTGCCCGTGCTGATCGAGGCGTGGACGCTCTCGGGGCTCTCGGCCGGGCTGCTCGGCTCGGCGAGCCTGATGGGGATGGTGCTCGGTAACTGGGGCTGGGGCTGGTACGCCGACCAGCGCGGTCGTCAGGTCGCCTTCCAGTGGACGGTGTTGGTCTACGGCGTCTTTACTGGATTGACCGCGCTCGCGGTCGGCTTCTACTCCGGATTCGCGCTGCGCTTTCTCACCGGTGTGGGTCTCGGTGGTGCGCTCGCGGTCGATACGTCCTATCTCTCCGAGCACCTGCCGACCGACCGTCGGGGCCGGTATCTGGTCTATCTCGATGCGTTCTGGCCGGTCGGCTACGTTTTGGCAGTGGTGTTCGCGTGGGTCTTCCTCGCCGCGCTGCCGTCGGGTGGAATGATCACGGTACCGGTCGTGGGTGCGGTGGCGGGCTGGCGGTTGCTGTTCGCGGCCGCCTCATTCCCCGCGCTTCTCGTGTTCGTGATCCGCTCACAGCTCCGCGAGACCCCCTACTACCTCGCACGCACCGGCGACGTCGAGGGGGCGAACGAGCGCCTCGCGGCGATCGCCGAGGAGAACGGCGAGGAGCACACGCCGCCCGAGATCGAGGGGGTCGAATCGTCCGCCGCCGCGAGCGTCTCGCGGCTGTTCGCGCCGGATATCCGTCGACAGACCCTGATGATCGCGGCGGCGTGGTTCGCGATCAACTTCGGGTACTACGGCGTGTTCATCTGGCTGCCCCAGACTGTGGGCGCGGCCGGCGTGGTCGGCAACGTCTACGGTTACTTCCTGCTCGTCGGCCTCGTCCAGTTCCCCGGCTACTTCAGCGCAGCGTACCTCGTGGAGAAGATCGGCCGCAAGCCCACGCTCGGGAGCTACCTCGTGCTTTCGGGCGTGTTCACGTTCGTGTTCGCCACGTCGATGCCCGGCGTCTCGCTGTTCGGCCTCGGCTTCTCGGGCTTTTGGCCCTTCTTCGGCGGACTGCTCGCGGCGAGTTTCTTCTCGCTCGGGGCATGGGGTGCGATCTACGCCTACACCCCCGAGTTGTTCCCGACCGAGGCGCGCGCGACCGGCAACGGCTTTGCGGGCGGGGTCGGCAAGATCGCGGCCGTCATCGGCCCAATTCTCGCCGGTGCACTGGTCGAGAGTGGGTACCTCGCCGCGCTCGTCCCGCTCGCGATCGCATTCGCTGCAGGCGGAATCGTGGTGTTGGCGTTCGGCCGCGAGACGCGGGGCGAGCCGCTCCGGTAG
- the hemC gene encoding hydroxymethylbilane synthase — MNARDGTIRLATRGSDLAIRQAATVKERLEARRHTVELVEVETTGDQLRDELIHRLGKTGAFVRALDQQVLDGDCDAAVHSMKDVPTESPDDLVIAGVPERATPGDLLVTPDGATLDDLPEGSVVGTSSLRRKAELLATRPDLDVQPLRGNVDTRIEKLLAPHRQHEHERRMEAANADEEGSESGEGDGENTNDGNEDDLPEYDRTPQEWFDDLNEIERRSLERDVETQLDAIVLAAAGLERAGLARRVDTRELPTGEFVPAPGQGALAVTARDGELAETLNEVLDHPRTRVETTVERVVLEELGGGCVAPMGVHAVIQGEYVRVVVRVLSQDGSEEVAATRDLPIERHPTAARDFAGDLADRGAADLIEQAKRDEEEEAKRAE, encoded by the coding sequence ATGAACGCGCGCGACGGGACCATCCGGCTGGCGACGCGGGGCTCCGACCTCGCCATCCGCCAGGCGGCGACGGTGAAAGAACGCCTCGAAGCCCGCCGCCACACGGTCGAGCTGGTCGAGGTCGAAACCACGGGCGACCAGCTCCGCGACGAACTCATCCACCGCCTCGGCAAGACCGGTGCGTTCGTCCGTGCGCTCGACCAGCAAGTCCTCGACGGCGACTGTGACGCCGCGGTACACTCGATGAAGGACGTTCCCACCGAGAGCCCCGACGATCTCGTGATCGCGGGCGTCCCCGAACGCGCCACGCCTGGTGACCTCCTCGTCACGCCCGACGGAGCGACGCTCGACGATCTTCCCGAAGGGAGCGTCGTCGGCACGTCGAGCCTCCGACGGAAGGCCGAACTGCTCGCAACGCGGCCCGATCTCGACGTTCAGCCGCTCCGAGGGAACGTCGATACGCGGATCGAGAAGCTGCTCGCGCCGCACCGCCAGCACGAACACGAACGGCGGATGGAGGCCGCAAATGCGGACGAGGAGGGGAGTGAGAGCGGGGAGGGAGACGGAGAGAACACGAACGACGGGAACGAGGACGACCTGCCAGAGTACGACCGCACACCCCAGGAGTGGTTTGACGATCTGAACGAGATCGAGCGCCGATCGCTCGAACGCGACGTCGAGACCCAACTCGACGCCATCGTGCTCGCGGCGGCGGGACTCGAACGCGCCGGCCTCGCGCGCCGCGTGGACACCCGCGAGCTGCCGACCGGCGAATTCGTCCCGGCACCCGGCCAGGGCGCGCTCGCGGTCACGGCCCGTGACGGCGAACTCGCCGAAACTCTCAACGAGGTGCTGGATCACCCCCGAACGCGTGTCGAAACCACCGTCGAACGGGTGGTTTTGGAGGAGCTCGGCGGTGGCTGCGTCGCACCGATGGGCGTACACGCAGTCATCCAAGGAGAGTACGTCCGAGTCGTCGTTCGGGTACTGAGTCAGGACGGCAGCGAGGAGGTGGCCGCCACGCGGGACCTCCCGATCGAGCGCCATCCGACGGCGGCCCGCGACTTCGCCGGTGACCTCGCCGATCGGGGCGCGGCCGACCTGATCGAACAGGCCAAACGGGACGAGGAAGAGGAGGCGAAACGCGCGGAATGA
- the cobA gene encoding uroporphyrinogen-III C-methyltransferase produces the protein MTENETEATGIVSLVGSGPGDPELLTVKARRLIDEADVVLHDKLPGPAIIETIPEDKREDVGKRAGGERTSQEYTNERLVELAREGKTVVRLKGGDPFVFGRGGEEAAYLAEHGVDFRVVPGVTSALAGPALAGIPATHREHASTVSFVTGHEDPTKEESAVDWNALAATHGTIVVLMGVGKLPEYTAALREAGMGSETPVALVERASRPDERVVTGTLETITGVADREGIEPPAVTVIGDVASERDRVREFLRK, from the coding sequence ATGACCGAGAACGAGACTGAGGCAACCGGGATCGTCTCCCTCGTGGGGAGCGGCCCGGGCGATCCCGAACTCCTTACCGTGAAAGCCCGCCGACTCATCGACGAGGCCGACGTCGTGCTCCACGACAAGCTTCCTGGGCCGGCGATCATCGAGACGATCCCCGAAGACAAGCGCGAGGACGTCGGCAAACGTGCGGGCGGCGAACGCACCAGCCAGGAGTACACCAACGAGCGGCTGGTCGAACTCGCGCGTGAGGGGAAGACGGTCGTCCGGCTGAAGGGGGGCGACCCGTTCGTGTTCGGCCGCGGCGGCGAGGAGGCAGCCTATCTCGCCGAGCACGGCGTCGATTTTCGAGTCGTCCCCGGCGTGACCTCGGCACTCGCCGGCCCCGCACTCGCGGGCATCCCCGCGACTCATCGCGAACACGCTTCCACTGTATCGTTCGTGACCGGCCACGAGGACCCCACGAAAGAAGAGTCGGCAGTCGACTGGAACGCGCTCGCCGCCACCCACGGCACGATCGTGGTGCTGATGGGTGTCGGCAAACTGCCAGAGTACACCGCCGCGCTCCGCGAAGCCGGCATGGGTAGCGAAACACCGGTCGCGCTGGTCGAGCGCGCGAGCCGGCCCGACGAACGGGTCGTGACCGGCACGCTCGAAACGATCACCGGAGTCGCCGACCGCGAGGGTATCGAACCGCCCGCTGTCACCGTCATCGGCGACGTAGCCAGTGAGCGCGATCGGGTACGGGAGTTCCTTCGAAAATGA
- a CDS encoding tRNA (N(6)-L-threonylcarbamoyladenosine(37)-C(2))-methylthiotransferase, whose product MASYHLETYGCTANRGESRTIERRLRDGGHHPVDGPKAADVAILNTCTVVETTETNMLRRARELESETADLVVTGCMALAQGEEFADLDATVCGWDEVPEVVLNGECPTVTPGTEPILDGVIGILPIARGCMSDCSYCITKHATGKIDSPPVEENVEKARALVHAGAKEIRITGQDTGVYGWDDGERKLHELLNRICAIDGDFRVRVGMANPKGVHGIREELAEVFAENEKLYNFLHAPVQSGSDDVLGEMRRQHQVREFREVVKTFDDHLDHWTLATDFITGFPTESDADHEESMELLRETQPERINVTRFSKRPGTDAADMKGLGGTIKKERSKAMSDLKMDVVGAAYESMVGERHEVLVVEPGTGESVKCYDEAYRQIIIQDAPEHGVAPGDFVEVEITSQNTVYAFGEPV is encoded by the coding sequence ATGGCCAGCTACCACCTCGAAACCTACGGCTGCACCGCGAACCGCGGGGAGAGCCGCACGATCGAGCGCCGGCTTCGCGACGGCGGTCATCACCCGGTCGATGGCCCTAAAGCGGCCGACGTGGCCATCCTCAACACCTGCACCGTGGTCGAGACCACCGAGACCAACATGCTCCGGCGGGCGCGCGAACTCGAAAGTGAGACTGCCGATCTCGTCGTCACCGGTTGCATGGCGCTCGCTCAGGGCGAGGAGTTCGCCGACCTCGACGCCACGGTCTGTGGCTGGGACGAGGTTCCCGAAGTCGTGCTCAACGGCGAGTGTCCAACGGTGACGCCGGGGACGGAGCCAATTCTGGACGGCGTGATCGGCATTCTTCCGATCGCACGGGGCTGCATGAGCGACTGTTCGTACTGCATCACGAAGCACGCCACCGGCAAGATCGATTCACCTCCTGTGGAGGAGAACGTCGAGAAAGCCCGCGCGCTGGTCCACGCCGGTGCGAAGGAGATCCGAATCACGGGCCAGGACACCGGCGTGTACGGCTGGGACGACGGCGAGCGAAAGCTCCACGAGCTCCTCAATCGGATCTGTGCCATCGACGGTGACTTCCGCGTCCGGGTGGGGATGGCGAATCCGAAGGGCGTCCACGGCATCCGCGAGGAGTTGGCCGAGGTCTTCGCGGAAAACGAGAAGCTCTACAACTTCCTCCACGCGCCGGTCCAGAGCGGGAGCGACGACGTACTCGGGGAGATGCGCCGCCAACATCAGGTGCGCGAGTTCCGCGAAGTCGTCAAAACCTTCGACGACCACCTCGACCACTGGACGCTCGCGACCGACTTCATCACGGGCTTTCCGACCGAGAGCGACGCCGATCACGAGGAGTCGATGGAACTGCTCCGCGAGACTCAGCCCGAGCGGATCAACGTCACTCGGTTCTCGAAGCGGCCCGGCACCGACGCCGCCGACATGAAGGGCCTCGGCGGCACCATCAAGAAGGAGCGCTCGAAAGCGATGTCCGACCTGAAGATGGACGTCGTGGGTGCGGCCTACGAATCGATGGTCGGCGAGCGCCACGAGGTCCTGGTCGTCGAACCCGGCACTGGCGAGTCGGTCAAGTGCTACGACGAAGCCTACCGCCAAATCATCATCCAGGACGCACCCGAACACGGCGTCGCGCCTGGCGATTTCGTCGAGGTCGAGATCACGAGTCAGAACACGGTGTACGCCTTCGGCGAGCCGGTGTAG
- a CDS encoding acetamidase/formamidase family protein translates to MAHTEREYTIDHRLSDRDENIHSAWDNSLDPALTVEPGDVVRFECRDAVDGQIDVETTVEDVPDVSFDPVHPLTGPVAVEGAEPGDVLEVELLDCQHKGWGYNVFFPSEMGLGLLPDDFEEPGLHIWDLEGDVGQFVNGIEIPLDPFPGTIGVAPGEDGTHDTLPPRDVGGNMDVKHLTEGSTLYLPVEVEGGLFSTGDCHAAQGDGEVCVTGIEAPMFVTARFDVRSDMEIEQPQFRTEGPFTPTGVDEPMYGTTGISDDLMTATKKAVRHMIDHLHNERGLTRAEAYILCSAAVDLKISEVVDAPNWTVSAYLPESIFPE, encoded by the coding sequence ATGGCACACACCGAACGCGAGTACACCATCGATCATCGACTGAGCGATCGCGACGAGAACATCCACAGCGCGTGGGACAACAGTCTCGATCCCGCGCTGACCGTCGAACCGGGCGACGTCGTCCGGTTCGAATGCCGGGACGCGGTCGACGGTCAGATCGACGTCGAGACCACCGTCGAGGATGTCCCGGACGTGAGCTTCGATCCCGTCCACCCACTCACGGGACCGGTCGCGGTCGAGGGTGCGGAACCGGGCGACGTCCTCGAAGTCGAACTCCTCGACTGCCAGCACAAGGGTTGGGGGTACAACGTGTTCTTCCCCAGCGAAATGGGGCTCGGGCTGCTGCCCGACGATTTCGAGGAGCCGGGCCTCCACATCTGGGACCTGGAGGGCGACGTCGGCCAGTTCGTGAACGGGATCGAAATCCCCCTCGACCCGTTCCCGGGGACTATCGGGGTCGCTCCGGGCGAGGACGGTACACACGACACGCTGCCGCCGCGCGACGTCGGCGGGAACATGGACGTCAAACACCTCACCGAAGGCTCGACGCTGTACCTGCCCGTGGAAGTCGAGGGCGGCCTGTTCTCGACCGGCGACTGTCACGCCGCCCAGGGCGACGGCGAGGTCTGCGTGACGGGGATCGAAGCGCCGATGTTCGTGACCGCGCGGTTCGACGTGCGATCGGACATGGAGATCGAACAGCCCCAGTTCCGGACCGAGGGACCGTTCACCCCCACCGGCGTCGACGAGCCGATGTACGGAACCACGGGCATCAGCGACGACCTGATGACGGCGACGAAGAAGGCAGTACGGCACATGATCGACCATCTCCACAACGAGCGTGGGCTGACCCGGGCGGAGGCGTACATCCTGTGTTCGGCCGCAGTCGACCTCAAGATCAGCGAGGTCGTCGACGCCCCCAACTGGACGGTCTCGGCGTACCTCCCCGAGAGCATCTTCCCGGAGTAA
- a CDS encoding protein-tyrosine phosphatase family protein, with product MNPDETAATQNRLETSEPIVRPFGYVADEPIVRRIGERELYLGNEAATDPVQHDHTFEFVLSVTTDERPLTTHHHPLDDGPGNDWPTFEAAVDTARALYRRDGSLLIHCKAGISRSSALVAITIAAEEDRRLDDAFAIVHEARPHAVSHPALHEAAVIYLAARR from the coding sequence ATGAATCCGGACGAAACGGCCGCCACGCAGAACCGGTTGGAGACTTCGGAGCCGATCGTTCGACCGTTCGGCTACGTGGCTGACGAACCGATCGTCCGTCGGATCGGCGAACGGGAACTGTACCTCGGCAACGAGGCCGCCACTGATCCTGTACAGCACGACCACACGTTCGAGTTCGTCCTCTCTGTCACCACGGACGAACGACCGCTGACGACCCATCACCACCCGCTCGACGATGGGCCAGGCAACGACTGGCCGACGTTCGAGGCTGCGGTGGACACCGCACGAGCGCTCTACCGACGTGATGGCTCACTACTGATTCACTGCAAGGCCGGGATCTCGCGGAGCAGCGCGCTCGTTGCGATAACGATCGCCGCGGAGGAGGATCGTCGACTCGACGACGCGTTCGCCATCGTCCACGAGGCTCGCCCGCACGCCGTTTCCCATCCGGCGCTCCACGAGGCGGCGGTGATCTACCTCGCCGCCAGGCGATAG
- a CDS encoding HIT family protein: protein MEQVFAPWRIEWVERDGDSGGCPFCELPDRDADRESRIVARSEHAFCLLNNAPYNPGHAMVIPYRHTGSYPDLDDEALLDHSRLVQRTLAAIDDGLDPDGANTGMNLGDSAGGSIDDHLHTHVVPRWQGDTNFMPVVSDTKVIVEAIDDTYDHLHDAFAAQDGVRDPGPDEAIVIE from the coding sequence ATGGAGCAGGTGTTCGCCCCGTGGCGCATCGAGTGGGTCGAGCGCGACGGCGACTCTGGAGGGTGTCCGTTCTGCGAGCTTCCCGACCGCGACGCGGACCGTGAATCACGGATCGTGGCTCGGAGCGAGCATGCCTTTTGCCTCCTGAACAACGCCCCGTACAACCCGGGCCACGCGATGGTGATCCCCTATCGCCACACCGGCTCGTACCCCGATCTCGACGACGAGGCACTCCTCGATCACTCGCGGCTCGTCCAGCGCACGCTCGCCGCGATCGACGACGGACTCGATCCCGATGGAGCGAACACCGGGATGAACCTCGGTGATTCGGCTGGCGGCTCGATCGACGATCACCTCCACACTCACGTGGTCCCTCGCTGGCAGGGGGACACCAACTTCATGCCGGTGGTGAGCGACACGAAGGTGATCGTGGAAGCGATCGACGACACCTACGACCACCTCCACGACGCGTTCGCCGCACAGGACGGGGTCCGTGATCCCGGTCCCGACGAGGCGATCGTCATCGAGTGA
- a CDS encoding cation diffusion facilitator family transporter produces the protein MSRAAAVRRVGLLVLAANVVLVGTKGAAWIATGSLAVGSEAANSLVDAGYAAVVLGGLYLTTQPPDSEHPHGHERIEPFVALAIALAVFLTGGTVLWRSLTAIAAGDVSATGSPIAVAVLGGAAIGKFGLYRYCLAAGRTHDSPALTATALDNRNDVLTAGAALCGVVGARLGYPLLDPLAAALVSVGILYTGIEVVRDNLPYLVGGAPSEEFQTRILRRALAHPDVEGAHDVIAHYVGPEIDVSLHIEVEGDRTLREAHAIESAVVESIRALDRVDDVFVHIDPKELGEWKADPDTDRLVRQSEEHPDDGEPRPNRSRQ, from the coding sequence ATGAGTCGTGCGGCCGCGGTCCGGCGTGTCGGGCTGCTCGTGCTCGCCGCGAACGTCGTGCTCGTCGGGACCAAGGGGGCCGCGTGGATCGCCACCGGGAGCCTCGCGGTCGGCTCGGAGGCTGCAAACTCCCTCGTGGATGCGGGCTACGCCGCGGTCGTACTCGGCGGACTCTACCTCACGACCCAACCCCCGGACAGCGAACACCCCCACGGTCACGAACGGATCGAGCCGTTCGTCGCGCTCGCGATCGCGCTCGCGGTCTTTCTCACCGGCGGCACAGTTCTGTGGCGGTCGCTCACCGCGATCGCCGCAGGTGACGTATCCGCCACCGGCAGCCCGATCGCGGTCGCGGTGCTCGGGGGTGCGGCGATCGGCAAGTTCGGACTGTACCGCTACTGTCTCGCTGCCGGCCGGACCCACGACTCGCCCGCGCTGACCGCGACCGCGCTCGACAACCGCAACGATGTGCTGACCGCAGGCGCGGCGCTCTGCGGCGTGGTCGGTGCACGGCTCGGCTACCCGCTGCTCGACCCGCTCGCGGCCGCGCTCGTTTCGGTGGGGATTCTCTACACCGGAATTGAGGTGGTTCGGGACAACCTGCCGTATCTCGTCGGCGGCGCACCCTCCGAGGAATTTCAGACCCGTATCCTCAGGCGCGCGCTTGCCCATCCCGATGTCGAGGGTGCACACGACGTGATCGCTCACTACGTCGGCCCCGAGATCGACGTCAGTCTCCACATCGAGGTCGAGGGCGATCGCACGCTCAGGGAGGCCCACGCGATCGAGAGCGCGGTCGTCGAGTCGATCCGCGCGCTCGATCGGGTCGACGACGTATTCGTCCACATCGACCCGAAGGAACTCGGCGAGTGGAAGGCGGACCCGGACACCGACCGCCTGGTTCGCCAGAGCGAGGAACACCCCGATGACGGCGAGCCCAGGCCGAACAGGAGCCGCCAATGA
- a CDS encoding DUF7835 family putative zinc beta-ribbon protein: MSTRTDAADGVSESCDVCDRDTSHSVSIELRTESGKAENAEFSREPYRISECMICGEETALRMNNA; this comes from the coding sequence ATGTCAACCCGCACCGATGCTGCAGACGGCGTCAGCGAATCTTGCGATGTCTGCGACCGCGACACCAGCCATAGCGTCTCGATCGAGCTTCGCACCGAGAGCGGGAAAGCCGAGAACGCGGAGTTCTCGCGCGAACCCTACCGGATCAGCGAATGCATGATCTGCGGCGAGGAGACGGCGCTGCGGATGAACAACGCGTAA
- a CDS encoding single-stranded-DNA-specific exonuclease RecJ produces MASPVPELADDARACADALVGADEVLVASHIDADGLTSAAVAARALERAEIPFEVVFEKQLDADAIAEIAATEFETVLFTDFGSGQLDHIAEHEAAGAFTPVIADHHQPADADTEFHLNPLLVGLDGSSELSGAGTTYVLARALAECDGDTSGGKTTENRDLAGLAVVGAVGDMQASDGELTGANTEIVAEGCAADVVNEATDLALYGKQTRPLPKLLEYATDVRIPGISGSERGAREFLTGLGLDLEDEGGWRRWVDLTADERQAVASGLVQRAVERGVPAGRIDELVGTTYTLSDEPAGTELRDASEFSTLLNATARYDRADVGLAVCLGDRDEALARARRLLSNHRRNLATGLDWVKQTGVTSEDYLQWFDAGDEIRETIVGIVAGMALGADATRSDKPIVAFAAKNDVESKVSARGSHRLVREGLDLSAVMGEAARALDGDGGGHDVAAGATIPTEEKEAFVERADAIVADQLG; encoded by the coding sequence ATGGCCTCACCGGTCCCCGAGCTCGCCGACGACGCCCGCGCGTGCGCCGACGCACTCGTGGGGGCCGACGAAGTGCTCGTGGCCTCGCACATCGACGCCGACGGGCTGACCAGCGCCGCAGTCGCCGCACGGGCGCTCGAGCGGGCGGAGATTCCCTTCGAGGTCGTCTTCGAGAAACAGCTCGACGCCGACGCGATCGCCGAGATCGCGGCCACCGAGTTCGAAACTGTGCTGTTTACCGACTTCGGTAGCGGCCAGCTCGATCACATCGCCGAACACGAGGCCGCAGGCGCATTCACGCCGGTGATTGCGGACCACCACCAGCCCGCGGATGCCGACACGGAATTCCACCTGAATCCGCTGCTCGTTGGTCTCGATGGATCGTCGGAACTCTCGGGAGCGGGGACGACGTACGTTCTCGCCCGGGCGCTGGCAGAGTGTGACGGTGACACGAGCGGAGGGAAAACGACGGAAAACCGCGATCTCGCCGGTCTCGCGGTCGTCGGCGCGGTCGGCGACATGCAGGCGAGCGACGGGGAACTCACGGGCGCGAACACCGAAATCGTCGCCGAAGGCTGTGCGGCGGACGTCGTGAACGAAGCCACCGATCTGGCGCTCTACGGCAAGCAAACCCGGCCGCTCCCGAAACTCCTCGAATACGCGACCGATGTTCGGATTCCGGGAATCTCGGGAAGCGAGCGCGGGGCACGTGAGTTCCTTACCGGACTCGGCCTCGATCTCGAAGACGAGGGCGGCTGGCGACGGTGGGTCGATCTCACCGCCGACGAGCGCCAGGCGGTGGCGAGCGGGCTCGTCCAACGCGCGGTCGAGCGTGGCGTCCCCGCCGGACGGATCGACGAGCTGGTGGGGACGACGTACACACTGTCCGACGAGCCGGCGGGCACGGAACTCCGAGACGCCAGCGAGTTCTCGACACTACTCAACGCCACCGCCCGCTACGACCGCGCCGACGTCGGTCTCGCGGTTTGTCTGGGCGATCGCGACGAGGCGCTCGCACGGGCGCGCCGCCTGCTCTCGAACCACCGCCGGAACCTCGCGACCGGCCTCGACTGGGTGAAGCAGACGGGCGTAACCAGCGAGGACTACCTCCAGTGGTTCGACGCCGGCGACGAGATCCGCGAGACCATCGTGGGGATCGTCGCGGGGATGGCGCTCGGAGCCGACGCGACGCGTTCGGACAAGCCGATCGTCGCGTTCGCCGCGAAGAACGATGTCGAGAGCAAGGTTTCGGCCCGTGGGAGTCACCGATTGGTGCGGGAGGGCCTCGACCTCTCGGCGGTGATGGGCGAAGCCGCACGCGCACTCGACGGTGACGGCGGCGGCCACGACGTCGCCGCCGGGGCGACGATTCCGACCGAGGAGAAGGAAGCGTTCGTCGAGCGTGCGGACGCGATCGTGGCCGACCAGCTCGGCTGA
- the deoC gene encoding deoxyribose-phosphate aldolase, whose amino-acid sequence MDRTAFAATIDHTVLGPETTPADVERVVTEADEHGMNACVPPCYLDIATETAPDVTLATVIGFPHGQHAPATKRAEAVRAWEDGADELDVVINVGRLRAGEDDAVTAELAEMVAAVPLPVKVIIEAALLSDGEKRRACSCAVDADADFVKTSTGFADGGATVADVELMSEFLPVKASGGVGSYEEAKAMLEAGAERIGASSGVALVEDFDETR is encoded by the coding sequence ATGGACCGCACCGCATTCGCCGCGACGATCGATCACACCGTTCTCGGCCCCGAAACCACACCTGCCGATGTCGAGCGAGTCGTGACGGAAGCCGACGAACATGGGATGAACGCCTGCGTACCGCCGTGTTATCTCGACATCGCGACCGAAACCGCACCCGACGTGACTCTCGCCACCGTGATCGGGTTCCCCCACGGCCAGCACGCTCCCGCAACGAAGCGGGCGGAGGCGGTCCGGGCGTGGGAGGACGGCGCGGACGAACTCGACGTGGTGATAAACGTCGGTCGGCTCCGCGCGGGCGAGGACGACGCCGTGACGGCGGAACTCGCCGAGATGGTGGCCGCGGTGCCGCTTCCGGTGAAGGTCATCATCGAGGCCGCGCTACTGAGCGACGGGGAGAAACGCCGCGCGTGTTCCTGTGCGGTCGACGCCGACGCCGACTTCGTGAAGACATCGACCGGCTTTGCTGATGGCGGCGCGACGGTCGCGGATGTCGAACTCATGAGCGAGTTTCTCCCCGTGAAGGCCAGCGGTGGGGTCGGCAGCTACGAGGAGGCGAAAGCGATGTTGGAGGCGGGTGCGGAGCGGATCGGCGCGTCGAGCGGTGTCGCGCTCGTCGAGGACTTCGACGAAACCCGATGA